In a single window of the Anaerocolumna cellulosilytica genome:
- the carB gene encoding carbamoyl-phosphate synthase large subunit → MPRIEEIKKVLVIGSGPIVIGQAAEFDYAGTQACRSLKEEGITVVLVNSNPATIMTDKDIADMVYIEPLTPDIVKKIIIKEKPDSVLPTLGGQAALNIAMELEESGFLKENHVKLIGTTSETIKKAEDRLEFKTTMEKIGEPCAPSTVVTTVPDAVAFAATIGYPVVVRPAYTLGGSGGGIAQSEEQLKEICSNGLRLSRVGQCLIERCIAGWKEIEYEVMRDNQGNCITVCNMENLDPVGVHTGDSIVVAPSQTLSDKEYQMLRTSALNIITELNITGGCNVQYALHPETFEYCVIEVNPRVSRSSALASKATGYPIAKVAAKIALGYNLDEIKNAITGKTYASFEPALDYVVVKIPKWPFDKFIMAKRTLTTQMKATGEVMSICTNFEGALMKALRSLEQNVYSLSYGDYSKNSIEDIREKLHLIDDRRLFVIAEAIRRGITFEEINDITKIDKWFLDKIAILVEMEQELKTNPLTEDLLAEAKRLEFPDRVIAEFTGKSLAEIRKLRKEEYKITPAYKMVDTCAAEFEASTPYYYSSFGSINEVTPVKEKKKIMVLGSGPIRIGQGIEFDYCSVHSVWALRKAGYETIIVNNNPETVSTDFDIADKLYFEPLTPEDVESIVDLEQPDGAVVQFGGQTAIKLTESLLKMGVPILGTSAENVDAAEDRELFDAILEECCIPRPAGKTVYTTEEAIVVANELGYPVLVRPSYVLGGQGMQIAISDEDIREFMDIINLNVQEHPILVDKYLMGKEMEVDAVCDGEDILIPGIMEHVERAGIHSGDSISVYPVQNITPKIQNVIVDYTRKLAKSLHVIGLINIQFIVYNEEVYVIEVNPRSSRTVPYISKVTGIPIVGLASNVILGQKLKDLGYGTGLAPNADYIAIKMPVFSFEKLYGADISLGPEMKSTGECLGIAKTFNEALYKAFLGAGINLPKHKKMIITVKDSDKLEAVEVGKRFKKLGYEIYATRSTAKALNENGVKAIPVNKLDKEAPTIIDLILGHEIDLVIDTPTQGRDKSRDGFLIRRTSIETGVTCLTSLDTANALVTSLENADIDNISLIDISKL, encoded by the coding sequence ATGCCAAGAATAGAAGAGATTAAAAAGGTATTGGTAATCGGTTCCGGCCCTATTGTTATCGGTCAGGCAGCGGAATTCGACTATGCAGGTACGCAAGCCTGCCGTTCCTTAAAAGAAGAAGGCATAACTGTAGTACTGGTGAATTCCAATCCAGCTACTATTATGACCGATAAAGACATCGCAGACATGGTTTATATCGAACCACTCACCCCAGACATTGTAAAAAAGATAATAATAAAAGAGAAACCGGATAGTGTACTTCCTACCCTGGGAGGACAAGCTGCGCTTAATATTGCTATGGAACTGGAGGAATCCGGTTTTTTAAAAGAGAATCATGTTAAATTAATCGGTACAACCTCAGAAACGATTAAAAAAGCAGAAGACCGTCTGGAATTCAAAACAACCATGGAAAAAATAGGGGAGCCCTGTGCGCCCAGTACAGTAGTTACTACTGTACCTGACGCAGTGGCTTTTGCTGCTACAATCGGCTATCCGGTAGTGGTTCGTCCAGCGTATACTCTTGGTGGAAGCGGCGGCGGTATTGCCCAGAGTGAAGAACAGTTAAAGGAAATATGCTCCAATGGTTTAAGACTTAGCCGTGTCGGACAGTGCTTAATTGAACGCTGTATTGCAGGTTGGAAAGAAATTGAATATGAAGTTATGCGAGATAACCAGGGGAACTGTATTACAGTTTGTAATATGGAGAACCTTGACCCGGTAGGTGTTCATACGGGAGATAGTATTGTAGTAGCTCCTTCCCAGACCCTATCCGATAAAGAATACCAGATGTTAAGAACCTCAGCACTTAACATTATAACAGAATTAAATATAACGGGAGGCTGCAATGTGCAGTACGCCTTACACCCTGAAACCTTTGAGTACTGTGTTATCGAAGTAAATCCCAGGGTAAGCCGTTCTTCTGCTTTAGCATCAAAAGCTACCGGATATCCTATAGCTAAAGTAGCTGCTAAGATTGCCTTAGGTTATAATCTGGATGAAATAAAGAACGCTATTACTGGTAAAACATATGCAAGCTTTGAGCCTGCACTGGACTATGTAGTTGTGAAGATTCCTAAGTGGCCTTTTGATAAATTTATCATGGCAAAGAGAACCTTAACCACGCAGATGAAAGCTACCGGTGAGGTAATGAGTATTTGTACTAATTTTGAAGGAGCACTTATGAAGGCACTTCGCTCGTTAGAGCAGAATGTCTATAGCTTAAGCTACGGTGATTACAGTAAGAATTCTATAGAAGATATCAGAGAAAAACTGCATCTAATCGATGATAGAAGACTCTTTGTTATAGCTGAAGCGATAAGAAGAGGAATAACCTTTGAAGAAATCAATGATATTACAAAGATAGATAAATGGTTCTTAGATAAGATAGCAATACTTGTTGAGATGGAGCAGGAATTAAAGACAAACCCATTAACAGAAGATTTATTGGCAGAAGCAAAACGCCTGGAATTTCCGGACAGAGTGATTGCAGAATTTACTGGAAAGAGCCTTGCAGAAATCAGAAAGCTTCGTAAGGAAGAATATAAGATTACACCGGCCTACAAAATGGTTGATACCTGTGCAGCAGAATTTGAAGCCAGCACACCGTACTATTATTCCAGCTTTGGCAGTATCAATGAAGTCACTCCTGTTAAAGAGAAGAAAAAGATAATGGTATTGGGCTCTGGGCCAATTCGTATCGGTCAGGGTATTGAATTCGATTACTGTTCCGTTCACAGCGTATGGGCACTTAGAAAAGCCGGTTATGAAACCATAATTGTAAACAACAATCCTGAAACTGTAAGTACGGATTTTGATATAGCTGACAAGTTATATTTTGAACCATTAACACCTGAAGATGTGGAAAGCATTGTAGACTTGGAGCAGCCCGACGGTGCCGTTGTACAGTTTGGTGGACAGACAGCCATCAAGTTAACGGAAAGTTTATTAAAGATGGGTGTTCCTATACTTGGTACTTCCGCTGAGAATGTGGATGCCGCAGAAGACAGGGAGTTGTTTGATGCTATTCTAGAGGAATGCTGTATACCTAGACCCGCAGGAAAGACTGTTTATACAACGGAAGAAGCGATTGTAGTTGCTAACGAGCTGGGATATCCAGTTTTAGTTAGACCTTCCTATGTACTTGGTGGACAGGGTATGCAGATTGCCATAAGTGATGAAGATATCAGGGAATTTATGGACATCATCAATTTGAATGTACAAGAACATCCTATTCTTGTAGACAAATATCTCATGGGTAAGGAAATGGAAGTTGATGCCGTATGTGACGGAGAAGATATTCTGATACCGGGTATTATGGAGCATGTGGAGCGAGCAGGTATCCACTCAGGAGATAGTATATCTGTATATCCGGTACAAAATATCACCCCAAAGATACAAAATGTTATCGTAGATTATACCAGGAAGCTGGCAAAATCATTACATGTGATCGGATTAATCAACATTCAGTTTATTGTATATAATGAAGAAGTTTATGTAATAGAGGTAAATCCTCGTTCCAGCCGTACCGTACCTTATATCAGTAAGGTAACCGGAATTCCAATTGTCGGACTGGCTTCCAATGTTATTCTGGGACAGAAGTTAAAGGATTTAGGTTATGGAACCGGACTTGCCCCCAATGCGGATTATATTGCTATTAAGATGCCGGTGTTCTCTTTTGAAAAGTTGTATGGTGCTGACATCAGCTTAGGACCGGAAATGAAATCAACCGGAGAATGTTTAGGAATTGCAAAGACCTTTAATGAAGCGTTATATAAAGCTTTCTTGGGAGCAGGAATCAATCTTCCAAAGCACAAGAAGATGATTATAACTGTGAAAGATTCCGATAAACTGGAAGCAGTAGAAGTAGGTAAGAGATTTAAGAAACTTGGCTATGAAATATATGCAACCAGAAGTACAGCAAAAGCTTTGAACGAAAATGGAGTAAAAGCCATACCTGTTAATAAGCTAGATAAAGAAGCACCTACCATTATCGATTTAATTCTCGGACATGAAATAGATCTGGTAATTGACACACCAACACAGGGACGAGATAAATCAAGAGATGGTTTCTTAATCCGCAGAACCTCTATTGAGACCGGAGTAACTTGCTTAACCTCTCTAGATACTGCCAATGCTTTAGTAACCAGCTTGGAAAATGCGGATATAGACAACATTTCCTTAATAGATATATCAAAACTGTAG
- a CDS encoding DUF3877 family protein — protein MDGFNNLEENIESAIYEGLLKLGYADNESFSIYYDLDLLNHLLETEFISKQKCLAYLDEFKTFADPRFFNLIITLEGGRFKFTVPAEGITYISDKNKDNHFLQNLIKKVNTHQFTLEDILDIFDKYTPGYICEEADHPEYKYIIYFKDRSLDKFKYCFNFDVLGNYYHRLIEFSYLQSLHEHEN, from the coding sequence ATGGACGGATTTAATAATCTGGAGGAGAACATAGAATCTGCTATTTATGAAGGCCTCTTAAAACTAGGCTATGCAGATAACGAAAGCTTTAGTATATATTACGATTTGGACTTATTAAACCACTTGCTGGAAACAGAGTTTATCTCAAAGCAAAAGTGCCTTGCATACTTGGATGAATTCAAAACTTTTGCTGATCCTCGTTTTTTCAATCTGATTATTACTTTGGAAGGCGGTCGTTTTAAATTTACCGTTCCGGCGGAAGGCATTACTTACATTTCTGATAAAAATAAAGATAATCACTTTTTACAAAACTTGATAAAGAAAGTAAATACTCATCAATTTACTTTGGAAGATATTCTGGATATTTTTGATAAGTATACTCCCGGATATATTTGTGAAGAAGCAGACCATCCTGAATATAAATATATCATTTATTTTAAAGACCGTAGTTTGGATAAATTTAAGTACTGCTTTAATTTCGATGTTCTTGGCAATTATTATCATAGACTGATAGAATTCAGCTATCTGCAAAGTTTACATGAACACGAGAATTAA
- a CDS encoding carbamoyl phosphate synthase small subunit — translation MKAYLILEDGNVFTGTSIGSTRDMISEIVFNTSMTGYLEVLTDPSYAGQAVVMTYPLIGNYGICYEDMESKKPWVDGYIVREIARRPSNFRSEDTLADFLIKKDIPGIAGIDTRALTKILREKGTMNGMITTNSNFALEEVIQKLKGHKTEKVVEKVTCKEKKTFLAKEFVPTDAQKARSGLKTRPYKTGNFKVALLDYGSKDNITDCLLKRGCDVTVYPALTKADEILKENPDGIMLSNGPGDPKECIEIIEEIKKLYQSNTPIFAICLGHQLMALANGGDTKKLKYGHRGANHPVKDLKTGRVYISSQNHGYVVEDGTMKADVAEKSFINANDGTIEGYRYLGKNIFTVQFHPEACAGPQDSEFLFDEFIEMMEVQ, via the coding sequence ATGAAAGCTTATCTAATACTAGAAGACGGTAATGTTTTCACAGGGACAAGTATAGGTTCGACACGAGATATGATTAGTGAAATAGTATTTAACACCTCAATGACAGGATATCTCGAGGTGTTGACGGACCCGTCTTATGCAGGCCAGGCGGTTGTTATGACCTATCCGTTAATTGGTAATTACGGAATCTGTTATGAAGATATGGAATCGAAAAAGCCATGGGTAGACGGATATATTGTAAGAGAAATTGCTCGGCGCCCAAGTAACTTCCGTAGCGAGGATACCCTAGCGGACTTCCTGATAAAGAAGGATATTCCGGGAATTGCTGGTATTGATACCAGAGCATTAACAAAAATCCTAAGGGAAAAAGGTACCATGAACGGTATGATTACAACCAATAGTAACTTTGCATTGGAAGAGGTCATTCAAAAATTAAAAGGTCACAAAACAGAGAAAGTGGTTGAAAAAGTAACCTGCAAGGAGAAAAAGACCTTTTTGGCAAAGGAATTTGTTCCAACAGATGCACAAAAGGCAAGAAGCGGTTTAAAAACCCGTCCTTATAAAACAGGTAACTTTAAAGTAGCTTTACTGGATTATGGTTCTAAGGACAATATTACAGATTGCTTATTAAAAAGAGGCTGTGATGTTACTGTTTATCCCGCACTTACAAAAGCAGACGAAATATTAAAAGAAAATCCCGATGGTATCATGCTATCAAATGGTCCTGGAGATCCGAAGGAATGTATAGAAATCATAGAAGAAATCAAGAAATTATATCAAAGTAATACTCCTATCTTTGCCATTTGCTTAGGACATCAGTTAATGGCTCTTGCCAACGGCGGCGATACTAAAAAATTAAAATATGGGCATAGAGGTGCCAACCATCCGGTAAAAGACTTAAAAACCGGCAGAGTATATATTTCTTCCCAGAATCATGGTTATGTGGTTGAAGACGGAACCATGAAGGCAGATGTTGCTGAGAAAAGCTTTATCAATGCTAACGACGGAACCATTGAAGGATATCGTTATTTAGGAAAAAATATATTTACTGTTCAATTCCACCCGGAAGCATGTGCAGGTCCGCAGGATTCAGAGTTTCTTTTTGACGAGTTTATTGAAATGATGGAGGTACAATAA
- a CDS encoding polysaccharide deacetylase family protein, whose protein sequence is MVSKRIQWMLVVILSVLIIRLGIIDKMSNQEQFYKQEGAILVWEAEEDIAALVKAENEKAGKENAGLRVFREENRKNYTDMYPDMYVESVKPIILLKEQKKVYLTFDDGPSHITKDIMDILKKNQVKATFFIVGSTMKEEEKEYLKQMVDDGHTIGIHTFSHNYKEIYSSVEAFLEDFYEDYKLIYDITGVQVNIFRFPWGSYNMYNRGIRDELIGEMKRRGFTYYDWNVSAEDSVGNPTEYKIKKNVLKDLSRYEEPIILMHDSAINRLTAKSLPEIIKEIQDKGYVFDTLENREPYQFGNK, encoded by the coding sequence ATGGTGAGCAAAAGAATACAATGGATGCTGGTAGTTATACTAAGTGTTTTAATTATCCGGTTAGGTATAATAGATAAAATGAGCAATCAGGAGCAGTTTTATAAGCAAGAGGGTGCGATTCTTGTATGGGAAGCAGAGGAAGATATAGCAGCACTTGTAAAGGCTGAGAATGAAAAAGCAGGGAAGGAAAATGCTGGATTAAGGGTATTTAGAGAAGAGAATAGAAAAAATTATACGGATATGTATCCGGATATGTACGTAGAGAGTGTAAAGCCGATTATATTGCTAAAAGAGCAAAAAAAAGTATACCTTACCTTTGATGACGGTCCCAGCCATATAACCAAGGATATTATGGATATACTTAAGAAAAATCAGGTAAAAGCAACTTTTTTTATAGTAGGAAGTACAATGAAGGAGGAGGAAAAAGAATACTTAAAGCAAATGGTAGACGACGGACACACAATAGGAATACATACCTTCTCCCATAACTATAAAGAAATATACTCTTCGGTAGAGGCATTTTTAGAGGACTTTTATGAAGATTATAAACTCATATATGATATAACCGGTGTTCAGGTGAATATATTTCGTTTTCCCTGGGGCAGTTATAATATGTATAATAGAGGCATTCGAGATGAATTAATAGGGGAGATGAAGAGAAGGGGCTTTACTTACTACGATTGGAATGTAAGTGCTGAGGATTCGGTGGGAAATCCGACGGAATACAAAATAAAGAAAAATGTTCTGAAAGATTTATCACGTTATGAGGAACCCATTATACTTATGCACGATTCGGCAATTAATCGGCTGACAGCAAAAAGTCTTCCAGAAATAATAAAAGAAATACAGGATAAAGGCTATGTTTTTGATACATTAGAGAATAGAGAACCTTACCAGTTCGGCAATAAATAA
- a CDS encoding peptidoglycan-binding protein — protein MPRLYPAQMETQSLGRLWVNTVTELGLRPIQNATIRIAYTGDPTSVVEELTTDELGRSPVIELPAPPLEYSLDPAIFEQPYSVYTIQVTAEGFEEVEVSGAEILPDVTAVQPINMRVAQGEEVYVIPPHTLYGDYPPKIAEAEIKPTNETGEIVLPSVVVPEFVVVHDGPPSDTSAENYYVRYRDYIKNVASSEIYATWPESTITANILAIMSFTLNRVYTEWYRNQGYNFTITSSTAFDHKWMRGRNIYDNIGLAVDQVFNNFLSRPNVKQPILTQYCDGRRVQCPGWMTQWGSKSLGDQGYTAIQIIKNFYGSDMYINSANEVAGVPSSWPGANLTIGSRGDSVRQMQEQLNAIANVYSVIPRIAVDGTFGPQTEAAVRAFQQTFGLPANGIVDLPTWYRISELYVAVTRIAELN, from the coding sequence ATGCCCAGGCTGTATCCAGCTCAGATGGAAACACAATCCCTTGGCAGGCTCTGGGTTAATACTGTTACCGAGTTGGGACTAAGACCAATACAAAATGCCACTATAAGAATAGCCTATACCGGTGATCCAACATCAGTAGTTGAAGAATTAACAACCGATGAACTGGGGCGTTCCCCTGTAATCGAATTGCCCGCACCTCCTCTGGAATACAGCCTGGATCCGGCTATATTTGAACAACCCTATTCGGTATATACCATTCAGGTTACTGCAGAGGGTTTTGAAGAAGTAGAGGTCAGCGGAGCAGAAATACTTCCGGATGTAACGGCCGTACAGCCCATTAATATGAGGGTTGCCCAGGGGGAAGAAGTATATGTGATACCTCCTCACACCCTTTATGGTGATTATCCGCCTAAAATAGCTGAAGCGGAAATAAAGCCTACGAATGAAACAGGAGAGATTGTACTGCCAAGTGTAGTTGTACCTGAGTTTGTTGTTGTTCATGACGGGCCGCCTTCAGACACTTCTGCCGAAAATTATTACGTCAGATACCGAGATTATATCAAGAACGTAGCTTCCAGTGAAATATATGCTACCTGGCCGGAATCAACCATTACAGCCAATATACTGGCAATTATGTCTTTTACTTTAAACCGTGTGTATACGGAATGGTATCGCAATCAAGGCTATAATTTTACCATAACCTCCTCTACAGCCTTTGACCATAAATGGATGAGAGGGAGGAATATTTATGATAACATCGGTTTAGCAGTTGACCAGGTATTTAATAATTTTTTATCCAGGCCAAATGTAAAGCAGCCAATCTTGACTCAGTATTGTGACGGCAGAAGAGTCCAATGCCCAGGCTGGATGACACAATGGGGATCTAAATCCCTTGGAGACCAAGGATATACTGCCATTCAGATTATCAAAAATTTTTATGGGTCGGATATGTATATTAATTCAGCTAATGAGGTAGCAGGGGTTCCCTCCTCCTGGCCGGGTGCGAACTTAACCATAGGCTCAAGAGGTGACAGTGTCAGGCAGATGCAAGAGCAGTTAAATGCCATAGCAAATGTCTACTCTGTAATACCAAGAATAGCTGTAGACGGTACTTTTGGGCCTCAGACGGAGGCTGCTGTAAGAGCCTTTCAGCAAACCTTCGGACTTCCGGCGAATGGAATTGTTGACTTACCGACCTGGTATAGAATTTCTGAACTATATGTGGCGGTAACAAGAATTGCAGAATTAAACTAA
- a CDS encoding hemoblobin-interacting domain-containing protein, whose protein sequence is MKFKRIIAVILLSLIASQAIVNSALAAPEEVLVNGPMTVWDYYLAPYDQNGKIMVFPTTTSFSTIEVVDDNVPPVYAPGADSGQDVVIKISNNEKYKNWQKNVYKVILKNPYHEAPTSGMELQFRSVPDENVIILSANNQLTNGLHQITIFSHGYNIVGTKIEVLNPAPTMQIISGMPKAGQEVKFELLGLNYGINNPIYEVVLDGTTLAGNFVDYYVVSNRVIISNTALITEGLHSLTVKADGHHNATYQFLVGENGSNSIGTMKLDAVSSATRGGDSGSGDVDGVSGATGTMVNADVVFKFDMVANAYILNVLQAETAASSKVFEAWNNFEGSRRVGARTKDSKRYADWNTYMNQAMQCKILGEYLDFENFYQSENDTYRGTPFNIKYMLENGRYGDIIDSSEADGKKVEVSVLTAHFNEDVVLGYTDSDWAKAIHTIRIGSTELYKSQYTVSGNTISIHKAAFLSGENLITIAADGYTTYTQVLVLEPSEVQLTLEGTPHLRENVSILLPAKYAKEITGITLNGKALYTESQTGAGASYKIEQNRLVIFAKEFKDTNVQSLGISASGYGARYYKFQLLPENAAIDFTLPSITEVREDENTFTIVFDREHKNWQESVYRIEMGILSTVAPIDTIFNGNQLIINKDMFNRSFTKITLKANGYENLTFEKKAESLITPAFILKQSNTAEKILLSVENSAEIVAYMDKITSVSVNGNEVAFSKDITNGTLEIINSEYSSLSGEIIITVKAHGYNDTAIKVTLEKAEEVENPEVLEPGKVPPTSVFEKVSAYYRVSISGQESTEWINAVGEIYINGSKLIAGRDYQKQSYSSYIQFYDSAFVDSGLQAIVIKSEGYKDVKMQTTIAPLYQAPSAAERTVAVKAGEAVKVKIDSAMIGESSYVLNTVIKNVLLNENPVGYNIVTEASGFMNMGKDYYLIIPVNHLPRTPGEYTVTVQARRYYDLQIKLVVAEEKVGTQAETNQEAVQEPEEANIENPVIESIPNTETTEGVEGLSE, encoded by the coding sequence ATGAAATTTAAAAGAATAATTGCGGTAATTTTACTGAGTTTAATAGCCTCCCAAGCTATTGTAAATTCAGCCTTAGCCGCGCCGGAAGAAGTTTTGGTGAATGGTCCTATGACAGTGTGGGATTATTATTTAGCTCCTTATGACCAAAATGGAAAGATAATGGTTTTCCCGACTACTACTAGTTTCTCAACGATTGAGGTGGTAGATGATAACGTACCCCCTGTGTACGCTCCCGGTGCTGATAGCGGGCAGGATGTGGTTATTAAAATCTCTAATAATGAGAAATATAAGAACTGGCAGAAAAATGTTTATAAGGTAATTCTTAAAAATCCGTATCACGAGGCACCCACTAGTGGAATGGAGTTACAGTTTAGGTCTGTGCCGGATGAAAATGTAATTATCCTTTCAGCCAATAACCAGCTTACGAATGGCTTGCATCAGATAACTATATTTTCACATGGTTATAATATAGTTGGCACTAAAATAGAAGTTTTAAACCCTGCGCCTACAATGCAGATAATTAGTGGTATGCCAAAGGCAGGGCAGGAGGTTAAGTTTGAGCTTCTGGGACTAAATTATGGTATAAACAATCCTATATACGAAGTAGTATTGGATGGAACAACCTTGGCAGGAAATTTTGTGGATTATTATGTGGTCTCCAACCGGGTTATAATATCAAACACAGCACTTATAACAGAAGGATTACATAGCCTTACTGTAAAAGCAGACGGTCATCACAACGCAACTTACCAATTCTTAGTAGGGGAAAACGGCAGTAATAGTATAGGTACAATGAAGCTTGATGCAGTCAGCAGTGCAACAAGAGGTGGGGATTCCGGCTCAGGTGATGTTGACGGTGTCAGTGGCGCTACAGGCACCATGGTCAACGCAGATGTGGTTTTTAAATTTGATATGGTAGCAAATGCCTATATTTTAAATGTATTACAAGCGGAGACGGCAGCTTCTTCAAAGGTATTTGAAGCGTGGAATAATTTTGAAGGCAGCAGACGGGTAGGAGCAAGGACGAAAGATTCTAAAAGATATGCTGACTGGAATACATATATGAATCAAGCCATGCAATGTAAAATCCTTGGTGAATACCTTGATTTTGAAAACTTCTATCAATCGGAAAATGATACATATAGAGGAACACCGTTTAACATAAAATACATGTTAGAAAACGGCAGGTACGGAGATATTATAGATTCATCTGAGGCTGACGGAAAGAAAGTTGAAGTATCTGTTCTTACAGCTCATTTCAACGAAGATGTTGTCTTAGGTTATACCGACAGTGATTGGGCAAAGGCCATTCATACAATTAGAATCGGTTCCACAGAGTTGTATAAGAGCCAGTATACGGTTTCAGGGAATACAATTAGTATTCACAAAGCAGCTTTTTTAAGCGGAGAAAACCTTATAACCATAGCTGCTGACGGATACACAACCTATACACAGGTGCTTGTACTTGAGCCGTCAGAAGTACAACTTACACTGGAGGGGACTCCTCATCTAAGGGAGAATGTCTCTATCCTGTTACCAGCTAAGTATGCTAAAGAAATTACCGGTATTACTTTAAATGGGAAAGCCCTATACACAGAAAGTCAGACTGGAGCCGGAGCTTCTTATAAAATCGAGCAAAACCGTCTGGTTATATTTGCAAAGGAATTTAAAGATACCAATGTGCAGTCTCTTGGTATATCAGCAAGCGGCTATGGAGCTAGATATTATAAGTTCCAATTGCTGCCTGAAAATGCAGCAATTGACTTTACTCTTCCGTCTATAACAGAGGTAAGGGAGGATGAAAATACCTTCACTATTGTATTTGACCGCGAACATAAAAACTGGCAGGAGAGCGTATATCGGATTGAGATGGGAATTTTAAGTACCGTAGCACCCATAGACACCATTTTTAATGGAAATCAATTAATTATAAATAAAGATATGTTTAACAGAAGCTTTACTAAGATTACCCTGAAAGCAAATGGTTATGAGAATTTGACGTTTGAAAAGAAGGCAGAATCATTAATTACGCCTGCATTTATTTTAAAGCAAAGCAATACAGCAGAAAAAATTCTACTTTCTGTTGAAAATAGTGCAGAAATAGTAGCTTATATGGATAAAATTACTTCTGTGAGCGTGAATGGAAACGAGGTTGCCTTCAGTAAGGACATTACCAATGGTACTCTGGAAATTATAAATAGCGAGTACAGTTCCCTTAGCGGGGAGATTATTATAACTGTAAAAGCACATGGGTATAATGACACTGCAATCAAGGTGACACTTGAAAAAGCGGAAGAAGTTGAAAATCCAGAAGTTTTAGAACCAGGAAAAGTACCTCCCACCTCAGTTTTTGAAAAGGTAAGTGCTTATTACAGAGTAAGCATATCGGGACAGGAATCCACTGAGTGGATAAATGCTGTAGGTGAAATCTATATCAATGGCAGTAAATTAATAGCTGGTAGAGATTATCAAAAGCAAAGCTATAGTTCCTATATTCAGTTCTATGACAGTGCGTTCGTCGATTCAGGATTACAGGCTATAGTTATAAAATCAGAAGGTTATAAAGATGTAAAGATGCAGACTACAATTGCCCCCTTATACCAAGCTCCAAGTGCAGCAGAGCGCACTGTGGCGGTTAAGGCAGGGGAAGCTGTTAAGGTAAAGATAGACAGCGCAATGATTGGAGAGTCCTCTTATGTCCTTAATACGGTGATTAAAAACGTGTTATTGAATGAGAATCCTGTAGGATATAACATTGTAACAGAGGCGTCTGGATTTATGAATATGGGTAAGGATTATTACCTTATTATTCCAGTAAATCATCTTCCGCGAACTCCGGGAGAGTATACCGTTACAGTACAGGCAAGAAGATATTATGATTTACAGATAAAGCTGGTGGTGGCAGAAGAAAAGGTTGGTACACAAGCTGAAACGAATCAGGAAGCCGTTCAGGAGCCGGAAGAAGCTAATATAGAGAATCCTGTAATTGAAAGTATTCCAAACACAGAGACCACAGAGGGTGTAGAAGGTTTATCCGAATAG